A region of Sulfurimonas sp. DNA encodes the following proteins:
- a CDS encoding MBL fold metallo-hydrolase, protein MQIKVQAMGVYQTNCYIITVNDKDFIIDPGVNATDWVMKNVTNPVAILNTHGHFDHVWSNNELQKKLNIKLYTPKGDVMLLKESSWMPDLPPSTPDVEVEPNEELDLQGVKIKFHHFPGHCPGCSMIEIGDAMFSGDFLFERSIGRTDFPYSSPSDMKDSLERFKKFDFDKTLYPGHGGTTTIKQEQQYADYWIGQL, encoded by the coding sequence ATGCAGATTAAAGTTCAAGCTATGGGTGTTTACCAAACAAATTGCTACATTATCACTGTTAATGATAAAGATTTTATAATAGACCCAGGCGTAAATGCGACTGACTGGGTTATGAAAAATGTAACAAACCCCGTTGCTATTTTAAACACGCATGGACATTTTGATCATGTTTGGTCAAATAATGAGCTTCAAAAAAAACTAAACATAAAGCTCTACACTCCAAAAGGTGATGTTATGCTACTAAAAGAAAGTAGTTGGATGCCAGACCTTCCTCCCTCTACTCCAGATGTTGAAGTAGAGCCAAATGAAGAGTTAGACTTACAAGGAGTTAAGATTAAATTTCACCACTTTCCTGGACATTGTCCAGGCTGTTCTATGATAGAAATAGGGGACGCTATGTTTAGTGGTGATTTTCTTTTTGAGCGTTCAATCGGGCGAACTGATTTTCCATACTCATCTCCATCTGATATGAAAGATAGTTTAGAGAGGTTTAAAAAATTTGATTTTGATAAAACTCTTTACCCTGGACATGGTGGAACTACAACCATAAAACAAGAACAGCAATATGCTGATTATTGGATAGGACAACTTTAA
- a CDS encoding NAD+ synthase, with amino-acid sequence MNKYSQISDYLERFLDNEVRKTGIKKVVLGLSGGLDSAVVAVLAHKAFQDDLLCVKMPSHYSSQSSLDDADALCNDFGMRCEEASIATLLKAYEKLNPNMENLRKGNFSSRMRMSTIFDISARENALVLGTSNKSELMLGYGTLFGDLSSAINPIGDLYKSEVYELARYLGVTQSIIDKAPSADLWDGQSDEVDLGYTYAQLDAAMKLYVEDRLTKEEIVEKGINAKMLDMIIGRIFRNHFKRKMPVIAKLTSRTINHDFNYPRDITL; translated from the coding sequence ATGAATAAATATTCACAAATATCAGATTATTTAGAGCGATTTTTAGACAATGAAGTTCGTAAAACTGGTATTAAAAAAGTTGTTTTAGGTCTTAGTGGTGGACTTGATTCTGCTGTTGTAGCAGTTTTAGCACACAAAGCTTTTCAAGATGATTTACTTTGTGTTAAAATGCCTTCTCATTACTCATCTCAAAGCTCTTTAGATGATGCAGATGCGCTTTGTAATGATTTTGGTATGAGATGTGAAGAAGCTTCTATTGCAACTTTATTAAAAGCATATGAAAAGTTAAACCCAAATATGGAAAATTTAAGAAAAGGAAACTTTTCATCTCGCATGAGAATGTCAACAATTTTTGATATCTCTGCAAGAGAAAATGCTTTAGTTTTAGGAACAAGTAACAAAAGTGAGTTGATGTTGGGTTACGGGACGCTCTTTGGTGACTTGTCAAGTGCCATAAACCCCATAGGCGACCTTTATAAAAGTGAAGTTTATGAACTAGCAAGATATTTAGGTGTAACACAAAGCATCATTGATAAAGCACCATCTGCTGACTTATGGGATGGACAAAGTGATGAAGTAGATTTGGGGTACACTTATGCACAACTTGACGCGGCAATGAAGCTTTATGTTGAAGATAGGTTAACAAAAGAAGAGATAGTTGAAAAAGGTATAAATGCTAAGATGTTAGACATGATAATAGGGCGAATTTTTCGTAATCATTTTAAGAGAAAGATGCCTGTTATTGCAAAGCTAACTTCAAGAACTATAAATCATGATTTTAACTATCCTAGAGATATAACCTTGTAA
- a CDS encoding DegT/DnrJ/EryC1/StrS aminotransferase family protein produces the protein MKIPFNKYNSGREEHSNVADVLDAEDLNQVSKLEDEFVSYIGAGYALATSHGTSALHLAMLALDLKRGDKVVCSVNAHPSLPEVVRHFDAEPIFIDIEPLNYNINLDLLETYLEDNQSKKLKAVIVTHIGGLSVDLDRLYSIAKIYNVKIVEDASEALGATFNGVKIGSTGADITCFNFSSHLKKNVCNGGMLVTDDDEIMERARLLSNHAIERDEDALEYIYDVVDIGNNYSMSELDAAYIRAQIKKQDKNLARQKEIASMYSGSLEGTAHITLPDMSNKEHPFSLFIVKVDKNRDSFALELKKVGVECGLHYIPLHLLTYYKAKYSLKINNFPKALQSYQQILSIPIYSSMDDKDVKFVCDKIKQIAKTRV, from the coding sequence ATGAAAATACCATTTAATAAATATAATAGCGGACGAGAAGAACATAGTAATGTAGCAGATGTATTAGATGCTGAAGATTTAAATCAAGTTTCTAAATTAGAAGATGAATTTGTTTCATATATTGGAGCGGGATATGCACTAGCAACTTCTCATGGAACTTCTGCACTTCACTTGGCAATGTTAGCGCTTGATTTAAAACGAGGGGACAAAGTTGTTTGTAGTGTAAATGCGCATCCAAGTTTGCCAGAAGTTGTTCGCCACTTTGATGCTGAACCTATTTTTATAGATATAGAGCCTCTAAATTATAATATTAACTTAGATTTACTAGAAACTTACCTTGAAGACAATCAATCTAAAAAATTAAAGGCAGTTATAGTTACGCATATTGGTGGATTAAGTGTAGACTTAGACAGACTTTACTCAATTGCTAAGATTTATAATGTAAAAATAGTCGAAGATGCAAGTGAAGCCTTAGGTGCAACTTTTAATGGTGTAAAAATAGGATCTACTGGTGCAGACATTACCTGTTTTAACTTCTCTTCTCACTTAAAGAAGAACGTTTGTAATGGTGGGATGCTTGTAACTGATGATGATGAAATCATGGAGAGAGCAAGACTTTTAAGTAACCATGCAATCGAGCGTGATGAAGATGCTTTAGAGTATATTTATGATGTTGTAGATATTGGCAATAATTATTCTATGAGTGAGTTAGATGCTGCCTATATTAGAGCTCAAATAAAAAAACAAGATAAAAATTTAGCAAGACAGAAAGAGATAGCAAGTATGTACAGTGGAAGTCTTGAAGGTACGGCGCATATAACCTTACCAGATATGTCAAATAAAGAGCATCCTTTTTCTTTGTTTATTGTAAAAGTAGATAAAAATCGTGACTCTTTTGCACTAGAGCTTAAAAAAGTAGGTGTGGAGTGTGGGCTTCACTACATTCCACTTCATCTTTTAACTTACTACAAAGCAAAGTACTCTTTAAAAATTAACAATTTTCCAAAAGCCCTACAAAGCTATCAGCAAATATTATCTATCCCTATCTATTCAAGTATGGATGATAAAGATGTTAAATTTGTTTGCGATAAAATAAAACAAATAGCAAAAACTAGAGTTTAA
- a CDS encoding tetraacyldisaccharide 4'-kinase, translating into MKKSLVFLVEQYFYSPTLLQKLLSTLLLPLSWIYCFGMFIRFKTSKQIDFGIDIVSIGNLSVGGSGKTPLVTALALKYENVCVILRGYGRGSEGLQVVKDRDKILCDVGVSGDEAMIYAHKLPSAMVIVSEDRKKAILKAKKMGAKIVFLDDAYSKHDIKKLDFIIDVKIDNKSCLPSGAFREKLWNAKEAFVLKENKDFTRLVELKNKSAKMSLVTAIARPSRLDEFLPEVVSKNYFEDHYSYKKKELEEILIKDKSDTLLVTYKDYVKIKAFELPISLLDLEVKAEQKIFDKIDQYRNK; encoded by the coding sequence TTGAAGAAAAGTTTAGTTTTTTTGGTTGAGCAGTATTTTTATAGTCCTACTTTACTTCAAAAATTACTCTCTACTTTACTACTTCCACTAAGTTGGATTTACTGCTTTGGTATGTTTATCCGATTTAAAACTTCAAAACAAATAGATTTTGGTATAGATATTGTTAGTATTGGAAACTTAAGTGTTGGTGGAAGTGGAAAAACACCACTCGTAACTGCTCTTGCTTTAAAATATGAAAATGTTTGCGTAATCCTTCGTGGATATGGAAGAGGTAGTGAAGGTCTACAAGTTGTTAAAGATAGGGATAAAATCTTGTGCGATGTCGGTGTTAGTGGCGATGAAGCTATGATATACGCACATAAACTCCCAAGCGCAATGGTTATAGTTAGTGAAGATAGAAAAAAAGCGATACTAAAGGCTAAGAAAATGGGAGCAAAGATAGTTTTTTTAGATGATGCCTACTCAAAGCATGATATAAAAAAATTAGACTTTATTATTGATGTAAAAATAGATAACAAAAGTTGTCTTCCTTCAGGTGCTTTTAGAGAGAAACTTTGGAACGCTAAAGAGGCTTTTGTACTAAAAGAAAACAAAGATTTTACAAGGCTAGTAGAACTTAAAAATAAAAGTGCTAAAATGTCATTAGTAACAGCCATAGCAAGACCATCACGATTGGATGAGTTTTTACCTGAAGTTGTAAGTAAGAACTATTTTGAAGACCATTACAGTTACAAAAAAAAAGAGTTAGAAGAGATTTTAATAAAAGATAAATCAGACACTCTTTTAGTAACTTACAAAGATTATGTAAAGATTAAAGCTTTTGAATTACCAATATCTTTACTTGATTTGGAAGTAAAAGCCGAACAAAAAATATTTGATAAAATAGACCAATATAGGAATAAATAG
- a CDS encoding PaaI family thioesterase: MSENKNKLQKEELNDEDLELDDYREREEHLVEINTHESINRDLVGEVIKLEKGYVQTKLITTSEMVADDEGLVHGGFVFSAADYAAMLAVNEKNVVLVGSDCQFLSPVKFSDEVSFIAKVRHKEGRKRNVHVEGYVLDIKVFEGEFKTVITERHVLKLKLLDEEA; encoded by the coding sequence ATGAGTGAAAATAAAAATAAGCTCCAAAAAGAAGAGCTAAATGATGAAGATTTAGAACTTGATGATTATAGAGAAAGAGAGGAACATCTTGTTGAAATAAATACACATGAATCAATAAATAGAGATTTAGTTGGTGAGGTTATTAAACTAGAAAAAGGCTATGTTCAAACGAAATTAATTACTACTTCTGAAATGGTTGCTGATGATGAAGGTTTAGTGCATGGAGGTTTTGTTTTTAGTGCTGCAGATTATGCTGCGATGCTTGCTGTAAATGAAAAAAATGTAGTTCTTGTTGGAAGCGATTGTCAATTTTTATCTCCTGTTAAATTTTCTGATGAAGTGAGTTTTATAGCAAAGGTAAGACATAAAGAAGGAAGAAAAAGAAATGTTCATGTAGAAGGATATGTTTTAGATATAAAAGTTTTTGAAGGAGAATTCAAAACTGTTATAACTGAAAGGCATGTTCTAAAATTAAAACTTCTTGATGAAGAAGCTTAA
- the argB gene encoding acetylglutamate kinase yields MQKKIETVKTLLEALPFIKEFRNEIVVIKYGGSAQTSAKLKEKFAEDILLMYLVGIKPVIVHGGGSKITEMLDALNIETKFIDGQRVTTKEVMRIAEMILSGEINKEIVSLLNSHGAKAIGISGKDAHFITAKAKDFAKWGLTGNINAVKPIVLSKLIADKFVPVIAPIAAGEEMGHPGFNINADLCASHVAKAIGANKIIFLTDTAGVLNKDKELLVTLTKAEVEAHKADGTINGGMVPKVDACLEAIDGGVKKAHIIDGRLEHSMILELFTSEGVGTEIVQ; encoded by the coding sequence GTGCAAAAAAAGATAGAAACAGTAAAGACTCTACTTGAGGCATTGCCTTTTATAAAAGAGTTTAGAAATGAGATAGTAGTTATAAAATATGGTGGTTCAGCACAAACATCTGCAAAACTAAAAGAAAAATTTGCTGAAGATATTTTACTTATGTATCTTGTTGGGATTAAGCCTGTTATAGTTCATGGTGGTGGAAGTAAAATTACTGAGATGCTAGATGCACTAAATATAGAAACAAAGTTTATAGATGGACAAAGAGTTACAACTAAAGAAGTTATGAGAATAGCAGAAATGATTTTAAGTGGAGAGATAAACAAAGAGATAGTATCTTTGCTAAACTCTCATGGAGCAAAAGCCATAGGTATAAGTGGCAAAGATGCTCACTTTATAACTGCAAAAGCAAAAGATTTTGCAAAATGGGGACTAACTGGAAACATCAATGCTGTTAAACCAATAGTACTTTCAAAACTTATCGCTGATAAGTTTGTACCTGTAATCGCTCCAATAGCAGCTGGAGAAGAGATGGGACATCCTGGGTTTAACATAAATGCAGACCTCTGTGCATCTCATGTAGCAAAAGCAATAGGAGCAAATAAAATTATCTTTTTAACAGACACAGCAGGTGTTTTAAACAAAGACAAAGAACTCCTCGTAACACTTACAAAAGCTGAGGTAGAAGCACATAAAGCAGATGGAACTATAAATGGTGGAATGGTACCAAAGGTAGATGCTTGTTTAGAAGCCATAGACGGTGGAGTAAAAAAAGCTCACATAATTGATGGAAGACTAGAACACTCAATGATACTAGAACTTTTTACCTCTGAAGGCGTTGGTACTGAGATAGTTCAGTAG
- a CDS encoding class I SAM-dependent methyltransferase produces MKDHFEKRANGWDQETRRTNGAKKIADAIFEKIKLTSKMEVLDFGVGTGLLGFEIAKKVQQVYGVDTSQNMLEKLKAKNTPELNIQTYCQDIVKEPLKRKFDGLVSSMTLHHVQNLKLFFSIIYKNLNDEGFIAIADLEKEDGSFHSDNVGVFHFGFDEKKLSEIVTNAGFTHVKFENINNISKPHKKFGIFLLTAKKTS; encoded by the coding sequence ATGAAAGACCATTTTGAAAAAAGAGCAAATGGCTGGGATCAAGAAACAAGAAGAACTAATGGTGCTAAAAAAATAGCAGATGCTATTTTTGAGAAAATAAAATTAACATCAAAAATGGAAGTTTTAGACTTTGGTGTTGGTACAGGACTCCTTGGCTTTGAAATAGCAAAAAAAGTACAACAAGTTTACGGTGTTGATACTTCCCAAAATATGCTTGAAAAACTAAAAGCTAAAAACACTCCTGAGCTTAACATCCAAACTTATTGTCAAGATATTGTGAAAGAACCTCTTAAAAGAAAATTTGATGGTTTAGTTAGTTCCATGACTCTTCATCATGTCCAAAATCTAAAACTATTTTTTAGCATAATATATAAAAATTTAAATGATGAGGGTTTTATAGCTATTGCAGATTTAGAAAAAGAAGATGGAAGTTTTCACTCGGATAATGTAGGTGTATTTCACTTTGGTTTTGATGAAAAAAAATTATCTGAGATTGTAACAAATGCTGGTTTTACTCATGTTAAATTTGAAAATATAAATAACATAAGTAAACCACATAAAAAATTTGGAATTTTTTTACTAACAGCTAAAAAAACAAGCTAA